Proteins found in one Oncorhynchus keta strain PuntledgeMale-10-30-2019 chromosome 2, Oket_V2, whole genome shotgun sequence genomic segment:
- the LOC118398292 gene encoding angiopoietin-2-like, with translation MFYVGLLVVLSSCLALGAGYRKTPDPTAAKRQYQIQNGPCSYTFLLPEQDNCKTPSSTYTNLVQKDDPAEYDESVQRLEQLENIIENNTQWLLKLENYIQENMKQEMFQIQQNAVHNHTAAMIEFGTNLLSQTVEQTRKLTNVEAQVINHTTRLERQLLENSLSTSKLEKQLIFQTNEITKLNDKNSYLEKRVGEMEEQRQVELKTLKEEKEQLSTLVLRQTAVIEELEQQLLRATTNNSALQRQQQELLETVNNLINTISIPTGGGNKPTMMQDTPTTYPDCAAVYKSGNTDSGVYSLTLSNTTQEIKAYCDMETEGGGWTVLQKRFDGRVDFHRTWKEYKMGFGNPSGEYWLGNEFVSILTNQHPYVLRIQMMDWEENAGFSLYDQFSLGSEAENYRIHLKGYSGTAGKISSLGQPGSDFSTKDADNDKCVCKCSQLTTGGWWFDACGPSNLNGIFFQQGQNSNRFNGIKWYYWKGSGYSLKSTTMMIRPVDF, from the exons ATGTTTTATGTTGGCTTACTGGTGGTCTTGAGTAGCTGCCTGGCCCTGGGGGCAGGCTACAGGAAAACTCCAGACCCAACAGCTGCTAAGAGACAGTACCAGATCCAAAATGGCCCGTGCAGCTACACCTTCCTGCTGCCTGAGCAGGACAACTGCAAGACCCCAAGCAGCACCTACACCAACCTGGTCCAGAAGGACGATCCGGCAGAGTATGATGAGTCGGTCCAGAGGCTAGAGCAGCTGGAGAACATCATTGAGAACAACACGCAGTGGCTCCTCAAG CTGGAGAACTACATACAGGAAAACATGAAACAAGAGATGTTCCAGATCCAGCAGAATGCAGTGCACAACCACACGGCAGCCATGATAGAGTTCGGAACCAACCTGCTGAGTCAGACTGTTGAACAAACACGGAAGCTGACCAACGTAGAGGCGCAG GTAATAAATCATACAACTCGGCTCGAACGTCAGCTTCTTGAGAACTCTCTATCAACGAGTAAGTTGGAAAAACAGCTCATtttccaaacaaatgaaataaccAAGCTGAATGACAAAAACAG CTACCTGGAGAAGAGggtgggggagatggaggagcagAGGCAGGTGGAGCTGAAGACgctgaaggaggagaaggagcagCTCTCTACACTGGTACTGAGACAGACGGCTGTCATCGAGGAGCTGGAACAACAGCTGTTGCGGGCCACCACCAACAACTCTGCCCTGCAGCGGCAGCAACAGGAGCTGCTTGAGACCGTCAACAACCTCATCAACACAATCTCTATCCCCACAGGTGGAG GGAACAAGCCTACCATGATGCAGGACACACCAACCACATACCCAGACTGTGCTGCTGTCTACAAGTCAGGAAACACAGACAGTGGAGTCTACTCACTGACCCTTTCCAACACTACACAGGAGATTAAG GCTTACTGTGACATGGAGACAGAGGGGGGTGGATGGACGGTACTACAAAAACGATTTGATGGCCGTGTTGACTTTCACCGTACGTGGAAAGAGTACAAAATG GGCTTTGGAAACCCTTCAGGTGAATACTGGTTGGGAAATGAGTTTGTTTCTATACTGACCAATCAGCACCCATACGTCTTGAGGATACAGATGATGGATTGGGAGGAAAACGCAGGATTCTCACTATATGACCAGTTCTCTCTAGGCAGTGAAGCAGAAAACTACAG AATACACCTTAAAGGCTACAGTGGCACAGCAGGCAAAATTAGTAGCCTTGGTCAGCCAGGAAGTGATTTCAGCACAAAAGATGCAGACAACGACAAATGTGTTTGCAAATGCTCACAACTGACCACAGGAG GCTGGTGGTTTGACGCCTGCGGCCCCTCCAACTTGAACGGAATATTTTTCCAGCAGGGCCAGAACTCAAATCGATTCAATGGAATCAAATGGTACTACTGGAAAGGCTCAGGCTACTCACTGAAGTCCACCACAATGATGATCAGACCAGTAGACTTCTGA